In the Bacteroidia bacterium genome, TTCATCTAAAATAAGTAAGCTAGGTTGATGAGCAACAGTAACGATAAATTGCAGTTTTTGGTGTTGTCCTTTTGAAAGTTCATTAGATTTTTTATGCAACCAATCTTTGATGTTGAGTTTTTCAATCCAAACGGATAGAAGCCGCTCTGCTTGTGATTTAGTGTATCCTCTAAGTTGTACAAAGTATAAGAGCTGTTCGTAGACCTTCATTTTTTTGTATAAACCTCTTTCTTCGGGCATGTATCCAATATGTGCAAGGTGCTTTGGTGATAGAGGTTCGTTTTCAAATAAGATCTGCCCTTCATCAGGTAAAAGAATTTGAGTAATCATGCGTAAAATAGAAGTTTTACCTGCCCCATTAGGTCCCAGCATTCCGTATATGCTTCCTTTGGGAATATTCAAAGACACTTTGTCAACAGCGATAAAGTTTTCGTATCGCTTGACAACTTTACGCAAGGAAAGAATGTTCATTCGTGTAGCAAATATAACTGCTCATGTTCAATTTTTAACCATGCATGTATTTTTTAAACACAATTGATGCAGCATTTTATGCACAAAAGACAAACGTAGTATTTTTGTAACACAAATCAACCTCTTGCCCAATCTCTGATTCTCAATGTATCTCTACAAGGTTTCTTGTAGAGTTTTTTGTTTTTTTTAATTTTTTTTACCTTATATTTGTTCAGCAGTGATAGAAAGAAAAATCCCAGTATGCCATTTGCCGCAGTTTTATTTTGGTTGAGTTTAATTTTGACGTTGCACCATTATGCTTTTGGGCAGATAAACTTTTCATACACTAAAAATGCTATACAACACCAGGAATTTGTATGGAAATATCTAAAAACCGACAACTTTTATATCTATTTTACGCAGAAAAATGACAGTCTTGCCCATTTTGTGGCTTTGGAAGCTGAAAAGCACTATGGATACTTGTACAAAATAATGGACTACTATCC is a window encoding:
- a CDS encoding ATP-binding cassette domain-containing protein, producing MNILSLRKVVKRYENFIAVDKVSLNIPKGSIYGMLGPNGAGKTSILRMITQILLPDEGQILFENEPLSPKHLAHIGYMPEERGLYKKMKVYEQLLYFVQLRGYTKSQAERLLSVWIEKLNIKDWLHKKSNELSKGQHQKLQFIVTVAHQPSLLILDEPFSGLDPISANLIKDEIFELHKKGVTVIFSTHRMEQVEEICDNICLIHQGKVLLEGSLSQIKQRFRKPLYQIRLENSEISLTDLDPIKIIEKFPNYTVIECKGFDNDRKVLEYLVQHLPITYFAPLETPLNDIFIEVVSQRN